In Micromonospora ferruginea, the sequence GAACCGCGCCGCTGCTCCGTCCCCTGAGACAAGGTCCAACCGGTTAAGGACACAGGTCATGACTTCTGACAACGACCGCCGACGCGGTCTGCTCGCGCGGCTGCGCGGGCGGCCCGTAGCGCGCAGCAGGGGCCGCCGCCGGCTGGGTGCCGCGGTCCGGCTGGCCGCCGCGCTGATGCTGGCCGGTGGCGCCTACACCGTCTTCGCCCCGGGCGTGCAGGCGCAGGACAACCCGCCGCTGACCGCCGCCGCCAACGAGGGCAAGGCGCTGTTCGACGTGAGCTGTGTGACCTGTCACGGTCGCAACGCCCAGGGCGTCGAGGGTCGGGGCCCGAGCCTGATCGGCGTCGGGTCGGCCTCGGTCGAGTTCCAGGTCAGCAGCGGTCGCATGCCGATGGCCCGGCAGGAGGCCCAGGCCATGCGCAAGCCGCCGGTCTTCACCGACGAGCAGGTGCGCCAGCTCGGGCAGTACGTCCAGGAGCTCGGTGGCGGCCCGCAGGTGCCGTCGGGCAACCTGCGCGAGGGCGCCAACATGTCCACCGGTGGCGAGCTGTTCCGGATCAACTGCTCGCAGTGCCACGCGTTCGGCGGCGGCGGCGGGGCCCTCTCCTCCGGCAAGTACGCGCCGAGCCTCAAGCCGGCCAGCGACCGGCAGATCTACGCCGCGATGCTGAGCGGCCCGCAGAACATGCCGGTGTTCGGCGACAACCAGATCACTCCCCAGGAGAAGGCGGACATCATCGCCTACATCCAGGAGACCCTGAAGAGCGACCAGGACCAGGGCGGTTTCAACCTGGGCCGGTACGGCCCGTCGACCGAGGGTCTGGCGATCTTCCTGGTCGGCATCGTCGCGCTGGTCTTCGCGAGCCTGTGGATCGCGGGCAAGTCGTGACCCGGCCGAACGTCTGTATCATTGCCCTGGTGCCGGCCACCGGCGCCACGCGTAGCGAGGTGACGGCATGAGCACCCACACCGAGCACCAGGCCCCGCAGGGTCGGGAGCCGGTCGACGTGAACGACCCCCGGCTCTCCCGGTTCGACATCGTGCAGGAGGGCGCCCGGCGGGACGACATCGAGATCGTCCACTACGAGGAGCAGGTGGTCCGGGGCAGCAAGGCCGAGCGCCGGCTGACCCGTACGGTCGCCATGATGTTCCTGCTGACCGGCCTCTTCGCCACCGCGTTCCTGGCGATCTACATCTGGTGGCCGTGGCAGTGGGAGGCCGGTCGCGGTGGCGACAAGCTCTACACCCCGCTGCTCGGGCTGACCCTCGGCCTGGCCCTCCTCGGCATCGGCTTCGGCATCCTGACCTGGGGCAAGAAGCTGCTGCCCAAGGAGGTCTCGATCCAGGACCGGCACGACCAGGTCGACAACCCGGAGGATCGCAAGATCACCGGTGAGACCATGCTCTACCTGGCCGACGAGCTGGGTGTGAAGCGTCGCCCGCTGCTCGGCATCTCGCTGCTCGCCGGCTTGGCGCCGGTCGGCGCGGTCGCCGCGGCGCCGCTGATCGGTGGCCTGATCGAGCAGCCGCACAAGAACAACCAGATGTT encodes:
- a CDS encoding c-type cytochrome; this translates as MTSDNDRRRGLLARLRGRPVARSRGRRRLGAAVRLAAALMLAGGAYTVFAPGVQAQDNPPLTAAANEGKALFDVSCVTCHGRNAQGVEGRGPSLIGVGSASVEFQVSSGRMPMARQEAQAMRKPPVFTDEQVRQLGQYVQELGGGPQVPSGNLREGANMSTGGELFRINCSQCHAFGGGGGALSSGKYAPSLKPASDRQIYAAMLSGPQNMPVFGDNQITPQEKADIIAYIQETLKSDQDQGGFNLGRYGPSTEGLAIFLVGIVALVFASLWIAGKS
- a CDS encoding ubiquinol-cytochrome c reductase iron-sulfur subunit; its protein translation is MSTHTEHQAPQGREPVDVNDPRLSRFDIVQEGARRDDIEIVHYEEQVVRGSKAERRLTRTVAMMFLLTGLFATAFLAIYIWWPWQWEAGRGGDKLYTPLLGLTLGLALLGIGFGILTWGKKLLPKEVSIQDRHDQVDNPEDRKITGETMLYLADELGVKRRPLLGISLLAGLAPVGAVAAAPLIGGLIEQPHKNNQMFTTGFAPAEGGEKIRLIREDGRPIRPADVSVGGQLTVFPGIEGGVSNKHADSPTLLIHLREDDAQKSRAANERKGHGDYMWGNYVAFSKICTHAGCPASLYEQQTNRLLCPCHQSQFLITDNAKPIFGPANRPLPQLPIEVDEEGFFVARSDYTETIGPDFWERP